Below is a genomic region from Desulfurella amilsii.
TTCGCATCTTTTATTAGAGGTGGGTTTTGACTTTTTATACTGGCAATACTACTTAATGTCAATGGAATGTATTGGGAGTTTTCCGATTTCACAGATATTGTAAAATTGGATAAGTCTTTAATGTTGTTTGGCATTTTTGTGGTTGACAAGGTTAATTGTTGATTGAAATAGTTTATTACCCCAGAAAAAAATGGTCCTTCATTTAAAACAAGAGAATTTATGACTTCTTGGGGTGATATTCTATACTGTAGTAATTTTTGAGGATTGAGAGCTATATTAATCTCAGGCCAACCACGTGAAGTTTCTTCTACTTTATAAACACCATTTATACCAAGCAGCATAGGTTTTGCCTGAAAATAGTAGTAGTTCATCATGTTTGCACTGTCAATTTTGTTTGAAACAAGCGCATATTCTGCAAATGGATATATGTTGGGTTCCATTAAGCGGACACTTAAGCTAGAATTTGGCGGTAAATTTATTTTAGCTATTCTTGCTTGTAACATTAAGTACGCTGTTTTTGGGTTGACATTTGAATCAAAATAAACATGAATTTTAGATAAACCATTGCCTGTTTGGGATCTGACAAGGTTTACGCCAGGTTCAGCCCTTGCTGCTTCTTCAAGCGGTCTTGTTACACTGACAAGCATATATTTTACGGGTAAATCTTGATTATGTACAAGAATAGATACCTTAGGAAAGCTTACATTTGGAAAGATGCTTTCTGGTAAAAAAAAGAGGGCAAATGCACCACCAAAGATAATTAAAATACCGCATAAAAATACTGTAAATTTGTTATTCCATAAAAAATTAAGGTACTTATTCATTTAATAATTTTTACCTTAATGTTGTTTTTTAACCTTTCTACACCATTGGTAACTATTGGCTCATTATTGGTAATGTAGGCGCTGATATAGGCAGTATTATTAGAAACATTGATTAACTTGATCTGCTTTTTGTGCGCTACCCCATCTGTTACAACATATATGTAAGCTTTAGAACCTTTTGTGGAAATAGCGCTTTTTGGTATACAAAACCCGTGGCTTTTACTGATTGGAATTTCAAGACTAACCCATTGACCGGCAATCAAAGCTTTGTTGTTAGTATTTATAAAGATTGGCACAAGACCGCTTGAATCTGTACTGGGTGATAATTGGGCTATCGTGCCAATGTACTTTGAGTTATTAAGATAGTAATAGATAGTTTGGCCAATTTTTAACTTGTCTATAGAATCTGGTGCTACATAGGCTTTGATCCATAAATTGCTGTTTCCCGTTAAAGTAGCAATAGGTTGATTTAGTGCTGCACTACTTTTATTTGGTACAAGAAACTCTAAGCTTCCTGCAAAAGGCGCATAAATTTTGGATCGTTCAGATTGAGCATTTAATTGTTCTAAGTTGTTTTTTGCCTGATAATAAAGCATTTTTGCTTTTTCTAATTCTTGAGAAGTAGCGATGTGAGTATTTTTTAATTTTATTGTACTTTGAAGATTATTATAGGCTGCCTTAACATTTGCTTTAGCATATTCTATTTGTCTTGAAAGTCTTGGAGGGTAAATTTGAGCTATTAATTGACCACTTTTTACAGTACTGAAATTTGAGTTAACTCTAATAATACCGCTTATGGGGGCTAAAATTGTTATATTTTGTGTTGTTTCAACTTTTCCATAAACTTTTATTGTTTCATAGCTTGCGCAAGCTTTTGGGTAGCCTACTTGCACCTCAATCCCATAAGCTAAAGAATATATAGTCAAAATAAATATTAATAGCAAGATTTTTTTCATTATAGTTAGATATAAGTCAATTAAAAGGCATTGTCAAGTAAATATCAATGTTGACTTTAAAATAATAGAGGATATAATTTTTGGTTATGAATAGCACAACTTTGAATTATCTTATTTTAACGTTTCTTAACATTAACCCAATTTTTGGCGGCAAACTTATAGCTGTTGGCTATGTAAGCGTAGCAAATCTTAACCCATTTGTTTCTTTAGCTATAATTATTTTAACAGAAATAATAGTATGCGCAATCAGTTTTCATTTTGCCAATTATATTAAAAGATTTAAATTATTTAGCAAGAAACTGTCAAAAATTAACGAAAAATGGGTAAAAAGCGGGGCTTACATTGGTTTTTTTGTGGGGCAGCTATTTATGGGAGAATTATTTATTGCTTTACTTTTTGGGTTAGTAGAAGACAAAAAAAATGTAATTCTTTACTTTTATGTGCCTATGATCGCAAGCACTTTCCTGTACACTTTAGTTTATTATTATCTTGCAATTCATGGTATAAATTTGATTAAAGATTATTCTACTTTCGGCCAACAGATAAGTCTTTATAAAAAGTTTATAAGATTTATTTAAAAAACTTTTAAAATGAAATATATTAGATTAGCCAGGCTTATTGCTATAGCAACCAACTTTATTGGTGTTTTGATAGTTATTTTAGCTGTTTATTTTAAACTACCTGCGAGTAATAGTGAGTCAATGCTTGGACTTAAAGCTATTATGCTAATGATATTGTTTGTGGTAAATACATCATCTAATTCATTGCATTCATCGGAATTTTATTTTTTAAATAAGTGTGAATTAGAAAACGACAATGATATTTTCAATAGTATAGAAGAAATATATAAGTCTTTAAGTAAGCTAGTGCTCTTTAATATGCTTGTGCTAAATAGTTCAATTTTTTTAATCATTTCTATTCTTGCCAATATTATCCAGAGCGTTACACCGCCTTGGCAAAACATTTTTACAGGTATTTCTTTCTATTCTTTTGTTGTTTTTATCTTTATAATAATCAATAATTACTTGTTCTATAATTTTATTTTGTACAGAACCTTTAAAAAAATCGTTTATACAAGGAAGTGATTTATTATGTCTAAGAGAATTTTAAAAAAATTAGCCAATTTAATAACAATAATAGTAGGTTTTGCAATGCTTAATAGTTGCGCCACAGTTTTACCAATAAGTGGCAATTTTACACAAATAACGCCAATCGAAGCCCAGACGGGAAAATTTTTTGGAAAGACTGTAAGGTTTGGTGGAACTATAATATCTACTATACCAGAACAAAATAATCAAACATGTTTTGTGGTCTTAGGCTTAAAACTTAACAGTAATGGCAAACCGTACAAAAAAGAGCCAAAAAACTTTGTTGGCAGATTTGTAGCGTGTGCTCATGGCTATTACGATCCCAAGATATACCAAAAAGATAAGAAAATAACTTTCGTTGGCACGATAGCGGGGATTGAAAAAGAAAAAGTTGGAAATTATACATATTCATATCCTGTAGTGGATGTAAAAAGTTTATATTTGTGGCCAAAACATATAGAATATGAAAATTGTTTTCCTTATAATTGTCCTACATACAGCTTGGAACCTTGGCCGTATTTTTACTAAAAACCT
It encodes:
- a CDS encoding efflux RND transporter periplasmic adaptor subunit, whose product is MKKILLLIFILTIYSLAYGIEVQVGYPKACASYETIKVYGKVETTQNITILAPISGIIRVNSNFSTVKSGQLIAQIYPPRLSRQIEYAKANVKAAYNNLQSTIKLKNTHIATSQELEKAKMLYYQAKNNLEQLNAQSERSKIYAPFAGSLEFLVPNKSSAALNQPIATLTGNSNLWIKAYVAPDSIDKLKIGQTIYYYLNNSKYIGTIAQLSPSTDSSGLVPIFINTNNKALIAGQWVSLEIPISKSHGFCIPKSAISTKGSKAYIYVVTDGVAHKKQIKLINVSNNTAYISAYITNNEPIVTNGVERLKNNIKVKIIK
- a CDS encoding Slp family lipoprotein; amino-acid sequence: MSKRILKKLANLITIIVGFAMLNSCATVLPISGNFTQITPIEAQTGKFFGKTVRFGGTIISTIPEQNNQTCFVVLGLKLNSNGKPYKKEPKNFVGRFVACAHGYYDPKIYQKDKKITFVGTIAGIEKEKVGNYTYSYPVVDVKSLYLWPKHIEYENCFPYNCPTYSLEPWPYFY
- a CDS encoding efflux RND transporter permease subunit, with the translated sequence MNKYLNFLWNNKFTVFLCGILIIFGGAFALFFLPESIFPNVSFPKVSILVHNQDLPVKYMLVSVTRPLEEAARAEPGVNLVRSQTGNGLSKIHVYFDSNVNPKTAYLMLQARIAKINLPPNSSLSVRLMEPNIYPFAEYALVSNKIDSANMMNYYYFQAKPMLLGINGVYKVEETSRGWPEINIALNPQKLLQYRISPQEVINSLVLNEGPFFSGVINYFNQQLTLSTTKMPNNIKDLSNFTISVKSENSQYIPLTLSSIASIKSQNPPLIKDA